AAGGTACTGCGATGAGGGAGGTTGGCTCTGGTCCCGGCGCTGGGCCCGAGGTCGGTCGGCTTGTTGGTGGTCGTGACGGGCCGCAGCGCGATCTGCCGATGCCGGTTGGATACCGGGATCGACCAAGACCCACGAACGAAGTAGGTAGTACTAGTACTACAGATGGATGTGTGTGGGTGAAGAAGTATTGTGCCTGCCACGGGATACCCAACAGGTAGATTCATGCAGAACCGGCCACATGGCCTGACCCTCATGTGGCCACATTGGTAGCTGTGGTTGCAGCTCCCAGCTGCATGCGAGTGCGCGAgagtgcatgcatgcagtgGAGACGCAGCACCCTGAGCCAACCTAGGTGGTACGTCCCTAGGAGGGTGCATGACGCCACGTGACGCGCGCCCTGCCTGAACCACGGAGTGGAGGCCAGGTGCTTCAAGCCACAGGGCGCTCTGGACCCTCTGGTCCCCTGCCTGCTgagcccccctcccccccgttTTAGCACGCCTTGTTGGCCTCAGCACGGGCAGTCTCCCGTTGACTCGACAGCAACTGGCCAACTTCACGGACGGACCACCTGAGCTGTCAGCTCCACGTCGAGCCCACGACGACACAGCTGCTCCTCCAACTTCCAACCTTACTCCTCCtttcgtcctcctccccagtcagtcgctgccggccggccctcAAGTCTTCACTTCACCTCTCGGTCGCAATGACCAAACCGTCGAGCTCGCTGTGGTGCCTGATATGAGGCACTGGAAGTAATTCCTTCGTACCGCATCAGCACTGGAGAGCATCGCACCGTCGTTACACCTTccaaccatggccgccgacacctgcgccgcgcccgacggcagcaagccGTTTTCGTTTGGCCTCGAGCCTCGTACCCTcgcgttcgtcgtcgtcctcatctccTCGACTCCGtttctcctcgtcttcgtcctccccCGAATCCTTGCCCGCATCGGCCAGGCCCTCGGCTGGACCCTCCGCAAGCGCACGGATGGCCGGCGATCTCTACTCTTGTCGCTCatgcaagacgacgacaacaagcGTGACGGTCAAGCGGACAAGAGACAAGCCcaggaggccggcgccggtgtGCTCAGTGGAGTCGATATACAGCAGCAGGACTGgaacggcatcgtcggcttcTTCCACCCATTTTGGTACGTGCCATCCGCTCTCGATCCACCACGCCAGGTTCTCCGCTGACAAATTCCAGCAATgccggaggcggtggtgagCGCGTTCTGTGGGCTGCCATTCGTGCAACACAAATCCGCTGGCCCAAGGCCAAGTGTGTCGTCTATACCGGCGATCACGACGTGAACAAGGATGCCATACTGCACCGCATCGAAGTGAGCCAGGCCCAtgcgccccctccccccaaggTTTTGCAAACGAAGTACTAACGGGCACCCTCAGAGCCGATTCAACATCCATCTCCACCCACCAACCATTACATTTCTCTACCTATCCAAGAGGCATTGGGTCTTGGCTTCGACATGGCCTCACTTCACCCTCCTTGGCCAGTCGTTGGGCTCCATGATCCTTGCCTGGGACGCCTTCTCGCTACTCGTTCCAGACATCTTCATCGACACTATGGGCTACGCCTTCGCTCTCGGCCTCTCGAAGTTCCTGTTTCCTAGCGTGCCGACCGGCGCCTACGTCCACTACCCAACCATCTCTACCGACATGCTCGCCTCCCTGGACCCTACGTCTTCGGTCGGCTCTCTGGGTGTCAACGCCGGCAAGGGCACGGGCAGCCGCGGCATGGCCAAGAGGGCATATTGGGAGCTGTTCGCCAAGATCTATTCATGGGTCGGCTCCTCCATCGATGTCGTCATGACCAACTCGACGTGGACTCAGGCACACGTCAAGAGCCTGTGGGGTCCGTGGCGTgaggagaaggaaaagaCGCACCCAATAGCTGTCGTCTATCCTCCGTGTGCCGTCAGTGAACTCGAAAACGAGGTCGAGGTATCAGAGGCGAGCGAGAAAAGGCGCGAGCCCGTGCTCGTCTATATTGCCCAGTTTCGTCCCGAGAAAAACCACCAGCTCATCCTGCAGTCCTTTGCCGAGTTCCTCAGgaccaagaccaaggccgcGCAGTCGGCCCGCCTGGTCCTCATTGGCAGCGTGCGAGATGACCAGGACTCCAAGAAAGTGTATCAGCTGCGGCTGTTGGTTAATGAGCTCGGCATTAAGGATCGCGTCGAGTTTCACCTGGACGCGTCTTGGCCCGAGATTTTAGAATGGCTGTGTAGGGCTTCGGTGGGCGTCAACGGCATGTGGAACGAGCACTTTGGCATCGGCGTGGTCGAGTACCAAGCCGCGGGCCTCATTTCTGTTGTGCACGACAGCGGCGGACCCAAGCTGGACattgtcgtcgacgtggacggcgagcCGACAGGTAAGCGCTTCGTGCCCAGCTTCGCGAAAATGGCCAACGACTGACATTTATAGGTTACCACGCTACGTCTGCGGAAGAGTTCGCGGCGGGCTACGAAAAGGCCCTCTCTCATCCCAACCCCTTGCAGGTGCGAAAGCGagcccgcgcctcggccaagaGGTTCACCGAAGAGGAGTTTGCCAAGAAGTGGCTGGCCGAGATGGATTGGCTCGTTGCTCTACGGACGAGGCGATAGGTGGGAGGCGGTCAGGCACAACGGCATAGATGTAGACCAAAGATACCCCCATCTTTCCTTTAGCGGGATCGTGTTTATAGACATTTTCGAGGCTCCGTGTGTCCGGACAGTGCAGATGGACGACCAGAGAGGGTATGCGACGGACGTAATGCAAACGCTCTTGGTTCAATTGTCCCAGTCCAGATCATGCGCGTGAGTGTGCGTCTCTACTGTGTATATACATGTGCAAGGAAATGCCCCTTTGTCTACAAAGGAGTCGTCTAGATGGTCAAGCCGGCGCTGTTGCGCTGCctcggctcgctcgccgcctcaaACGTCCCATCATCGAGCACCTTAATACCTTGCACGGCGCTGAGCCCCTCACCGACGTAGGTCAGGTTGTGGCCCCTCGCGGCCAGAGACGCGGCGGTCCCGTTGCCAAACTTGTACTCGAGCAAGACGGTGTTAGGCATGAGCTGGTCGTGCATGCGgggctcggcgagggcctcgcgcatggacatggcgtgctcgaggacgtgccacagcgccgcggcggtggcggtgatgatgcgcgagccgccggcggcgccgactgtggcgacgaggcggcctccgcgccgcgggTCCGAGACGATGACGGGCGTGACGGACGAGAGGGGCCGCTTGCCCGGCCGGATGTAGTTGGCCTCGGAGGGCTGGAAGCCGAACTCGTTGGGCACACCGGGGATGGAGAAGTCGTTCATCTCGTTGTTGCTGGGGAAGAGCCTGGGTTAGCTAGGGCAGGGGTAAtggggggggtggggggggaaACTCCAGGGAGCTTGTTCAATTAAAGTACTTACAGGATGACGCCCGATGTAGGGTCCATGATCTGCGCGCCAAAGAGGAGGTTGATGGTCGTGGTTAGCGACGTGGCCATGCCAGAGGCGTCGGCCGTGACGATGTGCGACGTGCCGTGCCCATCAGGCGCGTACATGTCGGACGGGTCGTACGCCTCGACGGGCTGCGTGTGGTCGTCGGAGATGTTGTCGCGGATGCGCCGGGCGTTGACCTCGCTGAGCATGCGGTCCTCGAAGGCGCGCACGCCGTCCACGTAGTCcgggtcgccgagctcgacgcgggAGCCGTACGCGAAGcgcatggcctcggcgaagCGGTGCGCCGTGAGGttcacgtcgccgccgcggtccgGCAGGTCAAACTGCTCCATCGTCTTGAGGATGTTGAGGcacacggcgccgctggcgggcgcgcccaCCGTGtgcaggtcgacgccgcggtaGCGCACCGACTTGACGGGCCGCGAGAGGACCTCGTAGGACGAcaggtcgtcgagcgtcATGCTGCCGTTGGTCTGCTGGATGTACTTGACCATGGCCTCGGCTTGGAGCAGCGAGTTTTAGTTACCACAGCTGCGATGTTTGGATATCGGGGGTGGCCTTTCTCACCGATCTCGCCCTTGTAAAACGCGTCTCCTCCTTGCTCCGCAATCTTTTGGAGAGTACTTGCCAAAAGGTCAGTCTGCGCAATGTGGTTTGAGACTTGTTGGGTTACTCACTCGGCATATCGCTTCCGGACCATGATGTCGCCTTCACCCAGCAACGTCCCTGTAACAAATTCAGCGCGTGGACAGCATTGCATTAAGCTGCAAATAAATCCGTACCGTTGGGCGCAAAGTCCTGCGCAAAGCTGGGGTCCTGGCTCAAGTAGTTGAATTCCCTGCCAGCGACGCCACTCTTCATGTACCCGACCGTGTCGCTCGTTACTGCAGCGTTTAGCATGCGGTCGCAAGATAAAGACGAGACGGTGTCTTAGGGGACTATGGATAGTAGTGACAAACCTTTGAAGCCGTTTCTCGCGACATGAATGGCGCCTTGCATGACGGTCGTCCAGGGGAGCACCTGCCGCCTCGTTGTCAGCCAGCCTTGGGACGTCATGTGAAACATGGGCAAGACTTACACCGTATTTCTTATGGATGTACTCCAGGCCGCGGACCTCGCTGGGCACGCCGACCGCtaggccgccgacgatgctccCGTTCACGTTGCCCTGATACATGTCTTGgtgggccgcggcgggagcagccTCCCGAAAGTCAACGGCCTCGTAGttgccgtgggcgtcgcggatcatggcgaagccgccgccaccgatgCCTGAGTGATACatgccgatgacgccgacgcagaACGTCGTGCCGACCAAGGCGTCGGCAGCATTGCCCTGCGAGCGGAGGTCAGTCACTTCCAAACATTCGACGTGGCCAGGGAGCGgcccccgcccgcgtccatgGACGACATACGCCTCTAGCCATCAGGTCTCTTCCTATCGCGCTGcactcggcggcctcgctggcTACGGCGCCAAGGGACCCATGAGAGTCCGGGCTGAGAACGATCTCGGGAACGGCGCGAGCAGTGACGGCAACATGGTGAAGTGAGATGGCCAGGAGCAGCCTTAGTGCATGGGGCCAGGTGCCGGAGAGTCCTACAATGCGTCGTGAGTGAAGGGAAGTGCGCCGGATCGGTGGCTGACCTACTCATGTCGTCGGAGCCCCGGGGGCCGTCATGAACGGCTCACCGTCGGTCGCGTGTcgggtcgtcggcgctggtTCGGAGGCTCGGCTTCAGGGTGTGTCACTAATCAAGACAGACGACCACAGGGTATAGAAGAACAAACAAACATGCCCCTTGTGCACAGAAGATACGGCAAAGAATAGACGCTAACACAACTGCTGCGACCGGGTGCACCTGAACGAGTGTCCCGCGAGACGCTTGACGAGTGGTATCGTGAAAGAGTGATGAGtgagcggcgtcggcgcggcagTGCCAGTCGTTTTACACACGGTACCTAATAAGTATAAGCAAGGTAACACACGGGCTGTCCGTGGACATCAAAGCCCCCATGTGGAGCTGCGCAATCGGCGGCGGACCACGATGGCCGTGTGACTTCGATTTTAGCCCCCGCCACATCTGTCTGTGATTACGGGATCCCGACGTGTTGGGCTGTTAGTTATGCCTGTACTATGAGGTGCTGGTGACCCGACTCGTTGGCGCTCGCCCAGGTTTGTTCGGCCCAGCGGGCTGGATGGCAGTCACAGGGGCGTGTGACCCGCTGCCAGGGGGGTTGACGCCAGGCCGTATAAAGGACGAGCTACCTTACTAGGTAAGTTAGTAGTTATCTCTGAACAGCTTCACGGATTTTCAAACTCCATGGTTGGACACGGTCTCGAGTGGGCACGCGGGCAAGCCGCCCAGGGGAGGTGTCTCAGCGGAAAGGTGCGCCTAGGTACTGAGGTTACTGGTGTAGAACCCTTCCAGCGTGTGCCGCCCACAAATTCCAGGTTGGCGGGCACCCAAAAGGGACGGATAGCGTGCGATTCCCCTGCAGTCCACACCAACCAATCACGGCGCAGGCGTTTTCAGTGACCCCAGTCAGCATCGTCATTGGACAGCTGGGGCTGGGGAAAAAATATCAGTGAGAGCTTCACTCACAAGCAAGCTTCCAACCCTCATCGAACAGTGTTGCGCCTTCATCATCGCTCACTATCGCACAGCGCGTTCCCCTTGTCCCTCTTTGATCTGGACGCTGTGATCACTTGAGACAGATGAGAATCGCCTGGAGAGCCCCGTCACAAATCCTCTCGAGACCATCCAGCCTCCGTCCTCCACGACGACCACCCTCATTCTTCCTCTTCCAAGGCCGCCTGGCGCTTGCCACCATGGCATCGGCCCAGCCCGCTCcgaccgcgcccgcccaggtCAACGGCAACGGTAACGGAGGGGGTGCAGTAGTAGACACCACCAACAAGCCTCCTCACAAGCGCGCGAACCCCggcaacaacggcggcggccatggcaagGCCAGGGAGTGGAAGCACAAGAAGACGAAGCGGGAGAAGAACATCACCGAGGGCTCGTCCGAGGACGTCTTGCGCAACGACATCCGAGCACTGTTGGAATCCCGGAAAGCTGCAGAGCCCGCGTCcaatgatgacgatggcagCAACGGAGACGCCACCGATGAGCTTCTCCCCGAAGAAGGCTCCGAGACGGACGTCGAAGTGCTGGAGCTCTCCTccaccggcgacggcctcgccatgCGCCCCGGCGGCTCCCGTCAAGTCTACGTCGTCCCCTTCTCCATCCCCGGAGACACCGTCCGCGTCAAGGTCTTCCGCCACGTCCTCCGCGAGAACCAGACCGTCGCCGActtcgtctccgtcgtcaaGCCCTCCccgctgcgcgacgacgcccgcgtccagTGCAAGTACTTTGCCtcgtgcggcggctgccagTTCCAGATGCTCGACTACCCggagcagctccgcctcAAGCGCCGCATATTGGAGAAGGCCTACCGCAACTTCTCCAACCTCCCCGCCGAGCTCCTGCCCGCCATCCAGGACACCATAGGCAGCCCCCTGCAGTACGGCTACCGCACCAAGCTGACGCCGCACTTTGACGGCCCGCCCGGCTACCGCCCCAGCAAGCGCTCCAAGAACCCCGGGATCCCCTTCGAGTCCTGTCCGGACGTCGGCTTCATGCAAAAGGGCAAGCGCAAGGTCCTTGACATCGAGGACTGTCCCATCGGCACCGACGCCGTGCGTCAGGGCATGACGCGTGAGCGCGAACGCATGCAGCGCGAGTTCAAAAAGTACGAGCGTGGCGCAACTATTCTGCTTCGCGAGAACACCCGCCGGTATCCCagcggtggcgacgaggtcgcacCCGCGGACGGCCAGCTTCCTCCGTACGCCGTCCGTACCGAAggcgacggcttcgtcgacgtaAAGTCGTGCGAGACAGACTCCAAGGCCACCACAACAGAGTACATTGGCGACCACATCTTCACCAACCCCGCCGGATCCTTTTTCCAGAACAACAACTCCATCCTTCCCAAGTTCACCTCGTACATCAAGGAGCGCATCCTACCACcggcttcatcatcatcatcatcatcatcgccctcctccactcccTCCTCACCCATCAAATACCTCATAGATGCGTATTCCGGGTCCGGGCTCTTCACCATCACCCTCGCCTCCGTCTTTCAGCACTCGACcggcatcgacatcgccgccgactccaTCGCCTCAGCCCGCAAGAACGCTTCCCTaaacggcctcggcgaggaccgGTGCAAgttcatcgccgccgacgccggccagctcTTCAAAAACGTCTCCTACCCGCGCGACGAGactgtcgtcgtcctggacCCCCCGCGCAAGGGTTGCGACGCCGACttcctcgcccagctgcgcAGGTTCGGCCCCAAGCGCATCCTCTACGTCAGCTGCAACGTCCATACTCAGGCCAGGGACGTGGGCGTTctcgtccgcggcgagggcgatggtgCGAGATACGATGTAGAAAGCCTCGTTGGCTTCGACTTCTTCCCCCAGACGGGCCATGTCGAGGGTGTTGCCATCTTGAACAGACACGATGGTGACAAAGAGCCAGCCCAAGAGCCCGTGGGACAAATGGATTCATGATTCATGTAGTACACACCGCATCAGGATATCAGCGCCAGTTAAATACAGATACCCAGCCGCTCGGGCCGTGCATATGCGTATTCCCCAAACCACAAGCTCTCCGGGGCCGCCGGAGCCAGTCGCCTCCCTGAAAACAGTGCGTGCATTGGCTCCACCACTTTCGCGCCGTGTTTGCCTCCATGCTGTCATGCTTCGTGTTCCAGCACGGCCTTCAAAGCCTCCACGGTCGCTTGTACCACTTCTGGTCGCCTACTCTGCTTGAGACATTCCTTGAGAGcctccacgccgccctcctcaCCGATTTTCGCTCGGGCCAACTTGCCCGTTTCGCCGGGTGCCAGGGCCACGTTGTGAATGGTAACGATGCCACGGTGCCGCAGCCCCTCGTCTTGGTCGTTGCACATGGTGAGGATCACCTTGATGCCGCCCTCCCGATGTATGATGCCGCGGACTACCGTCTCATAGCCCGTCAGAGATGCCAGCGCTCCCCCGGCTGCGCTACGAgtgccatcatcatccgcaTCCGCCAGGGCCAACAGAACATGAAGACGATTTCGGGCTTTGGCGCTGTCGTCAGCATACATGGCCGCTCCTTCCGGGTCTTGAACCAGGTTGCAGA
The genomic region above belongs to Purpureocillium takamizusanense chromosome 5, complete sequence and contains:
- the ALG11 gene encoding GDP-Man:Man(3)GlcNAc(2)-PP-dolichol alpha-1,2-mannosyltransferase (EggNog:ENOG503NV7J~CAZy:GT4~COG:M~BUSCO:EOG09262UB3~TransMembrane:1 (o23-42i)), translated to MAADTCAAPDGSKPFSFGLEPRTLAFVVVLISSTPFLLVFVLPRILARIGQALGWTLRKRTDGRRSLLLSLMQDDDNKRDGQADKRQAQEAGAGVLSGVDIQQQDWNGIVGFFHPFCNAGGGGERVLWAAIRATQIRWPKAKCVVYTGDHDVNKDAILHRIESRFNIHLHPPTITFLYLSKRHWVLASTWPHFTLLGQSLGSMILAWDAFSLLVPDIFIDTMGYAFALGLSKFLFPSVPTGAYVHYPTISTDMLASLDPTSSVGSLGVNAGKGTGSRGMAKRAYWELFAKIYSWVGSSIDVVMTNSTWTQAHVKSLWGPWREEKEKTHPIAVVYPPCAVSELENEVEVSEASEKRREPVLVYIAQFRPEKNHQLILQSFAEFLRTKTKAAQSARLVLIGSVRDDQDSKKVYQLRLLVNELGIKDRVEFHLDASWPEILEWLCRASVGVNGMWNEHFGIGVVEYQAAGLISVVHDSGGPKLDIVVDVDGEPTGYHATSAEEFAAGYEKALSHPNPLQVRKRARASAKRFTEEEFAKKWLAEMDWLVALRTRR
- the TRM2 gene encoding tRNA (uracil(54)-C(5))-methyltransferase (COG:J~EggNog:ENOG503NVPX), giving the protein MRIAWRAPSQILSRPSSLRPPRRPPSFFLFQGRLALATMASAQPAPTAPAQVNGNGNGGGAVVDTTNKPPHKRANPGNNGGGHGKAREWKHKKTKREKNITEGSSEDVLRNDIRALLESRKAAEPASNDDDGSNGDATDELLPEEGSETDVEVLELSSTGDGLAMRPGGSRQVYVVPFSIPGDTVRVKVFRHVLRENQTVADFVSVVKPSPLRDDARVQCKYFASCGGCQFQMLDYPEQLRLKRRILEKAYRNFSNLPAELLPAIQDTIGSPLQYGYRTKLTPHFDGPPGYRPSKRSKNPGIPFESCPDVGFMQKGKRKVLDIEDCPIGTDAVRQGMTRERERMQREFKKYERGATILLRENTRRYPSGGDEVAPADGQLPPYAVRTEGDGFVDVKSCETDSKATTTEYIGDHIFTNPAGSFFQNNNSILPKFTSYIKERILPPASSSSSSSSPSSTPSSPIKYLIDAYSGSGLFTITLASVFQHSTGIDIAADSIASARKNASLNGLGEDRCKFIAADAGQLFKNVSYPRDETVVVLDPPRKGCDADFLAQLRRFGPKRILYVSCNVHTQARDVGVLVRGEGDGARYDVESLVGFDFFPQTGHVEGVAILNRHDGDKEPAQEPVGQMDS
- a CDS encoding uncharacterized protein (COG:E~EggNog:ENOG503NVUM~MEROPS:MER0001629~SECRETED:SignalP(1-28~SECRETED:cutsite=ARA-VP~SECRETED:prob=0.4205)) translates to MRLSGTWPHALRLLLAISLHHVAVTARAVPEIVLSPDSHGSLGAVASEAAECSAIGRDLMARGGNAADALVGTTFCVGVIGMYHSGIGGGGFAMIRDAHGNYEAVDFREAAPAAAHQDMYQGNVNGSIVGGLAVGVPSEVRGLEYIHKKYGVLPWTTVMQGAIHVARNGFKVTSDTVGYMKSGVAGREFNYLSQDPSFAQDFAPNGTLLGEGDIMVRKRYADTLQKIAEQGGDAFYKGEIAEAMVKYIQQTNGSMTLDDLSSYEVLSRPVKSVRYRGVDLHTVGAPASGAVCLNILKTMEQFDLPDRGGDVNLTAHRFAEAMRFAYGSRVELGDPDYVDGVRAFEDRMLSEVNARRIRDNISDDHTQPVEAYDPSDMYAPDGHGTSHIVTADASGMATSLTTTINLLFGAQIMDPTSGVILNNEMNDFSIPGVPNEFGFQPSEANYIRPGKRPLSSVTPVIVSDPRRGGRLVATVGAAGGSRIITATAAALWHVLEHAMSMREALAEPRMHDQLMPNTVLLEYKFGNGTAASLAARGHNLTYVGEGLSAVQGIKVLDDGTFEAASEPRQRNSAGLTI